The sequence TTTTTCACAGAGTACAGGCATCCTGTGTTGAAGGCAATGAAGGGTTTCCGAATAGTGTAAGGGGTGAGGCGTAGCGATATATACCGCATCAATATGCGCCTGATTGGTAAAGTCATTAATGGCTGAAAAATATTGGGGAGCGTCTTCTTTCCGGGCAAAGGCTGCTGCCTTATCCAGGTTGTGCGAAAGTACAGCACCCACCCGGTGCCGGGCAGTTTTGATAAGGTCCAGGTCGTGCGCAAACTCAGTGGCGATATTGCCGGGACCAATAATACCCCAGGTAAATGTGTCCATCAGTAACAGAAGACAACACTTATACCATTGGTCTTTGTGGATTTTGATCTACAAGCTTAATCAGGTACGGGAAAATACAATTGAAACACGGCGCCTTCTCCTGCAGTGCCCATGGCTACCACATTGCCACCGTGGTTGATCATGATACGCTGTACCATGGGCAAACCGATGCCTTTGCTTTGGTAAAAGCCCGGCTGGGCTTCCAACTTCTGGAAGAGGTAGAACATCTTGTCTACATACTTATTGTCGAAGCCCATGCCGTTATCAGCAATGCTGATCTTGTAATACATCGTGCCGCCGAAAACAGACAGTATCTTATTGCTGATCTTATTGCCGGTAATGGCTTCATGGGTAATGGTGATAACAGGCGCCACCTCCTTACGGGAAAACTTGATGGAGTTATCGATCAACTGTTCAAATAAGATCGCCAGTTGGGAGGGGATCCCTTTAATAACGGGAAGGGTATTGGTGATGATCAGCTTACCCTGTTTGAGCGTCAGTTTCTCATCCATATTTTCCGCTACTTTCAGCAATACATAATTCAGGTCTACCTGCATGAGTGTTTCCTGTGTATTGATAAGGCTCGAATATTTGACCATATCCCGGGTAAGGCCATGCATGTGCCGGGCGGCCGTATCCATTTTGCCCAACAGCATATTCACTTCTTCCGGCAGTTGTTTATAACGGGTGGTTACCTGGTTGGAGAAGGTCTGGATCTTCCGCAGTGGTTCCTGCAGGTGATGGGAGGCAATATTGGTCAATTGTTCCAGTTCGGCATTGGCGCGGTTAAGGCTACCTACCTGTTGTTGTAGTTGTAGCTGGAATTCGAGCCTTTTCCTGAGCTCACGGATAATGAAGAAAAAGGAAATGATGAGGCAGGCCGCGGCAAAAACAAAGGTGGCATACAGGAAATTGGGGGTATTACGCTGGCCGCTTTCCTTCAGCGAATCACGCGCTGTCTTGGTGCGTTCCTCTGTTTCCTGCAATTTATCATACAACTGCCGGTAGTCGGTCATCACTACTTTGGCTTCCAGCAGCCGGTGCGGTAAATTGTCTTCATCTATCTTCAGCGCGGCTTTGGAAATATTCGTCTTCAGTAACCTCAACCGGTCGGCCACCAGGGTCTGCAGCCTGATGAGGTTTACCCGCTGATCGTTGCTGGTAAGAGGCGACTTCCGGAGACGCTCTATAATGCCGGGGATCCTGGTTATTTGATCAAGGGCAGGGGACAGGTACGAGCTGTCGCGGGTAAGCATAAACCCCTGTTCACTGTTAATAGCGTCCTTTAAATAGGAATCCACTTCACTCAGCAGGAACATGGTTTCATAATTGTGTTCTACTTCATTCGATACCTGGGCAGCATCCATTAAGCGTTTGTAAAAAAGCACTGATAATGCGGTGAGTATACCGAAGGACAGAATAAAAAGCGCATAGATATATTGAAACCTGAATTTCATAGACGATGTTCCTCAAATTGTGTAATTTGTTCTACAGTTTGGTGGAGTTGTCAGGCGGGGTAAAGGGGGCAAAAAATTGCCAGGAGACAGTAAAATACAGCATTTACGCAGTTTTTGATCAAAAATTATTTTTTGGAGTAAGGCTTGTAGTATACTACCTACAAATCTTTTCAACATGATCCATCAACACCTTACACAGAAACAGCAGGTGCGCATATTGCCTCAACAGATCCAACTGTTGAACCTATTCCACCTCAACACGCTGGAGCTGGAACATCGTATTGAGCAGGAGATTGAAGAAAATCCTTTGCTGGAGGAGACCAAAAACGATGACAGCGTGGCAAAAGATGAAAAAGAAGCTGTACAGGACTTTGCCGACTGGGAAGAATTTGGTTATGACGATATCCCGGATTACAAGACAGAGTATGCCAATTATTTTTCAGGAGAGGACATTCCGGAGCGCCCGCTGGTGCAAACGGCTGATTTCCGGCAGCAACTGAAGGAGCAGTGCCGCCTGCTCTTATTGGAGGAACAGGAGTTTTCACGCGCCTGTTACATCATTGATTCCCTGAATGAGAACGGTATGCTGGAGCAGGACCTGCCTGGCCTGGCAGAAGACATGTCGTTCAAATACGGCGAGTGGATAGAGGGACCCGCCCTGGAAGGCCTGTTAAAAACGATCCAGAGCCTGGACCCGCCGGGTGTAGGCGCCCGGGATATACGGGAATGCTTATTGTTACAACTGGAGCGGATGAATACGGCAAGGCCCGACGTGGCGGCCGCCCTTAAACTGATCCGGGACCATTATACCGATCTCAAGAACCGCCAACTGGAAAAAGTACGGGAAAGCCTGCGGCTGGATGAAGATGAGTTCAGGATCGTATTGGAACTGGTAGCCTCCCTGCAATTGCAGCCCATTAACACACGCCTGGAAGAGCCGGTAGCCAAGAACTATATTATTCCCGATTTCATTATTACGGTAGAAGGAGACAATATTGAGGTATCACTGGCCCGGCAACGTTCTGCCTCCCTGCACATCAACCATGCCTGGATGGAAACGGTAAAAAGCCAGTGCGCTAAAAAGGATAAAGCGGCGGAGCAATACATGAAGAGCAAGCTGCAGGCGGCAGAATGGTTTGTATCGGCCATACAACAACGGGAGAGTACTATGCTGAAGATCATGAAGACCATCGTAAAATGGCAGTATGAGTTTTTCAAGGAAGGCGATCACCTCTTATTACGGCCCATGATCTTAAAGAACATTGCCCAGGAAATAGGCGTTGATATTTCTACGGTATCACGCATTACCAGTAATAAGTACGCTGCAACGCCTTTTGGTAATATCCTGCTGAAAGACCTGTTTTCAGAAGGTATGCCCAATGTGGAAGGAGAAGTCATCAGTAACCGCATCATCCAGTTTGCGCTGGAAGAAGCGATTGCCGCGGAAGATAAAAAATCACCTTTCACCGACCACCAACTGGTGGTGGTACTGGCCAGGAAAGGCTATAAGATCGCCCGCAGAACAGTGGCCAAATACCGGGAACTATTAAGGATTCCAACCGCCCAGATGCGGGCCCTGTGGCGGTAAACCCTATTGATAACGTTAAAAAAAATCGATTAAACACCACCAACGTTAAACCCATATATATGCCTAAAATATTAGTGATTGATGACGATCGCGATATCTGCTTCCTGATGAATAAGTTTCTTACCAAGCATGGTTATGAGACCCATGAATCTTACACGGCAAAGAAAGCGCTGGAACTGCTGGAGCAAGTAACCGACTTCGACCTGGTATTGTGCGATTACAGGCTGGAAGGGGTGGATGGCAAAACCATGCTACTGAAAATTAAGGAGAAGTATCCTTCCCTGCCGGTGATCATCATTACGGGCTATAACGACCTGAAGACGGCTGTGGACGTTATGAAGATGGGCGCTTATGACTATGTCACCAAACCTTTGTTCCCGGAAGAGATATTGAATACGATACAGGCCGCGCTGAATACCACTGCCACACCGCCGCCTGTCGCCCCCGCTGTACGTAGCTCCGGCAACGGTGTTTCTGCAGTGGATAACCACAATGACAAAAAGAAATCCTTTACGGCCAACGGCGATTACATCTTTGGCACCAGCGCTGTATTCCAGCAGATCATGGACCAGATCATCCTGGTGGGGCCAACGGATTACAGTGTGATCATTTATGGGGAAAGCGGCAGCGGCAAGGAAGCCATTGCCCAGGAGATCCACAAACGCAGCAAGCGCAGTAATTACCCTTTTATCGCTATTGACTGCGGGGCACTTTCCAAAGAACTGGCCGGCAGCGAATTGTTTGGCCATGAAAAGGGGGCATTCACCGGCGCCATCAACCAGAAGGCCGGCAGTTTTGAACTGGCCAATGGCGGCACCATCTTCCTCGATGAAATTGCCAACCTCTCTTACGAGATACAGGTGTCCTTACTGCGGGTGATCCAGGAAAGAAAAATGCGCAGGGTAGGCGGCACCAAAGACATTCCCCTCGACGTACGGATCCTGATTGCCAGTAATGAAAAGCTGTGGGATTCTGCCCAGAAGGGAAAATTCCGGGAAGACCTTTTCCATCGCTTCAATGAGTTTACCATTGAAGTGCCGCCCTTACGGCAGCGCCGGGAAGACATTATGGTATTTGCCCGTCACTTCCTGCATAAAGCCAATGAAAGCCTGCATAAAAGGATCAGGGGTTTTTCGCCCGAAGTGGAAGAGATCTTTAAGAACTATGTATGGCATGGTAACCTGCGCGAGCTCAAGAATGTGGTAAAAAGGGCGGCCCTGCTTACCGATGGTGATTATGTGGAAGACCGCAGTCTGCCATTTGAGATCAGCAATTACCATAAGCTGTTATTTGAGCACAATAATGAAATGGTAGCAGAACCTGTTACCACTGCCCTGCCTGTGCGGGAAACCATGGCTACCGCTCCTGCTGCCAGGAGGCCATTCAGTGAAAACAGCCTCAAGGAGGCTTCTATTGACCTTGAATACGAAATGATCCTGAAAGCACTTAAGGAAACGAATTTCAATAAGAGTAAAGCGGCCCGGTTGCTGAATATAGACCGGAAAACATTGTATAATAAAATTAAGTTGTATCAGGAGTTGAATAACCGCTAAAGCAAAACCATGATCGTTGAAGAAAGCAGCCATATAAGTAAGCTCCAGGAGCTGTTTAATGATACGGAGGAGTTGTTGCAATTTGGTACCTGGCAGTGGGATGTGGCTACCGATAAAATATCCTGGTCCGAAGGCATGTTCCGCATTATGGGATATGACAGAGAAACCGCCCCCCAGTTATCCGATGAATTCTACCTGTCGCATGTGCACCCTTCCGATGCAGAAGAACTGCGGCATATACGTAGCAATGCCATTGCCACGAAAACTCCTTTTGAATACACTTATCGCATTACTACCCATCAGCACCAGCAACGCATCATTAATATTAAAATGAAGTTTGTGCTGGACAATCAGGGAGAAGTGGTGAAAGGGGTAGCTATCAACCGGGATGTAACAGAAAAAACGCAGATGCTGCATGACCTCATGCATTATAAACGTGTTATGGGGCAGAAGGAAGAGTTTCTCAATGTCGGCAACTGGGAGCTGGAACTGGCCACCAATAAAATGACCTGGTCCGACGGTATGTTCCAGTTGCTGGGATATGGGGCACAGGACAAAAAACATGAAATAGACCTGTTTGAATTTTACCGCCTGCACATGCAGCCGGAAGAGGTAAAAAAAGCCAATAATGCCATACAGGAGGTGTTAACCACCGGTGAAACCTATGTGCGGCAGTCTACGCTTATTACCAGGGAGGGGGCGTTGAAATCGGTAGAAGTATTTGGTAAAGTGCTGAAAGACCAGCAGGGTAAGCCGGCTAAAATACTGGGCACGGTAAGGGATGTGACCAGGCTCAAGGAATATGAACAAGAGCTGGAAATAAAAGTACAGGCGCTGAACCGCTCTAACCAGGAGTTGGAAGAGTTTGCTTATGTGGCTTCGCATGACCTGCAGGAGCCCCTGCGTAAGCTGACCACTTTTGGGGAGCGGTTAAAAAATAAGTGTGCCGATCAATTGTCGGAAGAAGGTACCCAATACCTTGGCCGTATGATGGCTTCGGCAGAGAATATGCGCATCCTGATCGATAACCTGCTGGAGTTTTCCAGGGTTACCCGCGCCCAGAACCTTTTTGAACGGAAGGACCTGAATGAGATTGTACAGGAAGTATTGCAGGACCATGACTTTGATGGAGAAGATCCTAAAACGGAGGTACTGGTGCAGGACCTGCCTTCTGTAGAAATGATAGAACCGCAGATCAAACAGCTTTTCAATAACCTGCTCAGTAATGCGTTTAAATTCCGCCGCAAGGATACCGTACCCATGATCAGTATCAAAAGTGAAAGACT comes from Paraflavitalea devenefica and encodes:
- a CDS encoding sensor histidine kinase, with protein sequence MKFRFQYIYALFILSFGILTALSVLFYKRLMDAAQVSNEVEHNYETMFLLSEVDSYLKDAINSEQGFMLTRDSSYLSPALDQITRIPGIIERLRKSPLTSNDQRVNLIRLQTLVADRLRLLKTNISKAALKIDEDNLPHRLLEAKVVMTDYRQLYDKLQETEERTKTARDSLKESGQRNTPNFLYATFVFAAACLIISFFFIIRELRKRLEFQLQLQQQVGSLNRANAELEQLTNIASHHLQEPLRKIQTFSNQVTTRYKQLPEEVNMLLGKMDTAARHMHGLTRDMVKYSSLINTQETLMQVDLNYVLLKVAENMDEKLTLKQGKLIITNTLPVIKGIPSQLAILFEQLIDNSIKFSRKEVAPVITITHEAITGNKISNKILSVFGGTMYYKISIADNGMGFDNKYVDKMFYLFQKLEAQPGFYQSKGIGLPMVQRIMINHGGNVVAMGTAGEGAVFQLYFPVPD
- a CDS encoding sigma-54-dependent transcriptional regulator, whose amino-acid sequence is MPKILVIDDDRDICFLMNKFLTKHGYETHESYTAKKALELLEQVTDFDLVLCDYRLEGVDGKTMLLKIKEKYPSLPVIIITGYNDLKTAVDVMKMGAYDYVTKPLFPEEILNTIQAALNTTATPPPVAPAVRSSGNGVSAVDNHNDKKKSFTANGDYIFGTSAVFQQIMDQIILVGPTDYSVIIYGESGSGKEAIAQEIHKRSKRSNYPFIAIDCGALSKELAGSELFGHEKGAFTGAINQKAGSFELANGGTIFLDEIANLSYEIQVSLLRVIQERKMRRVGGTKDIPLDVRILIASNEKLWDSAQKGKFREDLFHRFNEFTIEVPPLRQRREDIMVFARHFLHKANESLHKRIRGFSPEVEEIFKNYVWHGNLRELKNVVKRAALLTDGDYVEDRSLPFEISNYHKLLFEHNNEMVAEPVTTALPVRETMATAPAARRPFSENSLKEASIDLEYEMILKALKETNFNKSKAARLLNIDRKTLYNKIKLYQELNNR
- the rpoN gene encoding RNA polymerase factor sigma-54, giving the protein MIHQHLTQKQQVRILPQQIQLLNLFHLNTLELEHRIEQEIEENPLLEETKNDDSVAKDEKEAVQDFADWEEFGYDDIPDYKTEYANYFSGEDIPERPLVQTADFRQQLKEQCRLLLLEEQEFSRACYIIDSLNENGMLEQDLPGLAEDMSFKYGEWIEGPALEGLLKTIQSLDPPGVGARDIRECLLLQLERMNTARPDVAAALKLIRDHYTDLKNRQLEKVRESLRLDEDEFRIVLELVASLQLQPINTRLEEPVAKNYIIPDFIITVEGDNIEVSLARQRSASLHINHAWMETVKSQCAKKDKAAEQYMKSKLQAAEWFVSAIQQRESTMLKIMKTIVKWQYEFFKEGDHLLLRPMILKNIAQEIGVDISTVSRITSNKYAATPFGNILLKDLFSEGMPNVEGEVISNRIIQFALEEAIAAEDKKSPFTDHQLVVVLARKGYKIARRTVAKYRELLRIPTAQMRALWR
- a CDS encoding sensor histidine kinase; this translates as MIVEESSHISKLQELFNDTEELLQFGTWQWDVATDKISWSEGMFRIMGYDRETAPQLSDEFYLSHVHPSDAEELRHIRSNAIATKTPFEYTYRITTHQHQQRIINIKMKFVLDNQGEVVKGVAINRDVTEKTQMLHDLMHYKRVMGQKEEFLNVGNWELELATNKMTWSDGMFQLLGYGAQDKKHEIDLFEFYRLHMQPEEVKKANNAIQEVLTTGETYVRQSTLITREGALKSVEVFGKVLKDQQGKPAKILGTVRDVTRLKEYEQELEIKVQALNRSNQELEEFAYVASHDLQEPLRKLTTFGERLKNKCADQLSEEGTQYLGRMMASAENMRILIDNLLEFSRVTRAQNLFERKDLNEIVQEVLQDHDFDGEDPKTEVLVQDLPSVEMIEPQIKQLFNNLLSNAFKFRRKDTVPMISIKSERLTKTEKDKLKLRNGNLYYKIMVTDNGIGFEETYREKIFQLFQRLHGKAEYPGSGLGLAICRKITDNHKGLIMASSTPGHGSTFSIILPETQAL